CTTTTTTACCTCACTAACGCTATAGGGTAATACTATTTTGCTCTGCAGTGAGTACACACCAAGGCTTATTAAGCCAACTCGATGGCATAAAGGTATTTGCCTTATATGTTTAATTCTACTTTTAGTTATTGTTTGATTTAAAATTGGGGTTCTTTTAGCTGATTTCTAATTCATAATACCCTCCGCTTAATTGGTGATAAACTATCAGGTCAAAAACGTAGCGGCTGGGTTGTTGCATTCAGCATGCATCGACGGTATTTTTCCAGAGTTTATTGGCCTCTTGTGACTCATGTTGTTATGCTAATAATTAACATGCACAGTATATCTTATATCACAGATAATGGCTCTGTTTTTGTATTTGGTGAGAGAGCAGCGGAGAAAATGGTTCGTGGGAAACTATGATTTTCAGTACCTTATTTAAATGAATCGAGTTGTTGACATTTTTTCACTTTTTACGGAGCAATGATATTTTATTTCATTTAATGAAGGGCTTTAGGGAGGTAAAGGGAACTCCAGGCAGGGTCACTGAACTTCCATATTCCAAAGACGTTGCATGTGGTGGTTACCACACTTGTGTTGTAACAAGTAATTTCTCACTTTCTTcccaaagaaaaaaaaaaaagataataaaaaaaaaattaaactccaTTTGCCTTCATGTCACTTGGATAACAAAATATGTGAAGAGACCACTAGTTGAAAATTGAAGCCACCCTTTGATTAGTAAGAGGAGTTTTTTTCTCTGTAGATGGTGGTGAACTGTACACTTGGGGTTCGAATGAGAACGGATGCCTTGGCATTGGGTATCTTTCCATTAATTGAGTTAATCTTGTTCTCGGTGTTTTTCTGTAAACTAATCTCTTCTTTGTCTATTTCCTGTCTTGTTTGTATCAGTTCCACAGAAGTCTACCATTTACCTGAAAGAGTCCAGGGACCTTTCTTAGAATCCCCTGTTTTCCAGGTTTGTTTCTTCTACTCATTTTGTATATTTACATTCTGAATTACTCGCAATTCACTCACAAACTTCCTAATGTGCATCCCAGGTATCTTGTGGTTGGAAGCATACTGCAGCAATTTCAGGTCAGAGATGCTTAAAAATTGAATTTTTTAACTTATCCTAGTATCAAATAAACAGTTCGGCTACACCTTTGTTTATTCTTATTGACTGCATCGATTTAGCACTTGGAAGTTCTGAAAGAGAGCGGTTTGActtatttgattttttttattatgtGTTTAGAAGGAAACGTCTTCACTTGGGGCTGGGGTGGCTCGTATGGAACTTTCTCAGACGACGGGCATTCTTCTGGTGGCCAATTGGTTAGTTTTTGTCATCTTCTTCTTTATCATACTGTCATGCAATTCCAATGCATTTTAAGAAATACGCTCCTTACCTTATTAACAGGGTCACAACAGCGAAGTGGACCATGTAAAACCTCGAAAGGTTCAATTTGGAAGCAATGTGAAGGCGTTGCAAGTGTCATGCGGATTTAATCACACTGGTGCCATACTAGAATACATTTAATTAGAGACATTCGAGTGTATATGGATTGCGCCTTGTaacttataaatatatacaaaacaAAACCATGTATGTATAATGATTCATTTATAGGTTCAATTTTGTTTTGCACTACATATATTTTGAGTGCAAGTGGAATACCTTTTTTCTTCCTATGCAATGGTAATTGGTTACAAATGTTTGTATACAATCTCCGATCAAGTAAATAGAATTTGTACCTGACGAATTTAATCGAAACTGGAAAGTTTCTCGTACGGTGGTTGGAGCTAATTGTCGTCATGTAATTACCCAGAATCATCCAAGATTTCAATTACCAAGATGTGatgaaatttatattttaaaattgtCAGCAGGACAAAAAAAAAACTGTATAATTATTCAAAAATTTATACTATTACAgtagtaattaataaataaaaatattttccAGAAAGAAAAATGGTTGGTGAGAAATGGACAGAAAGGGAGGGAAAGACGAGAAGAGGTACACGTCAGCAGTGTTGTTTAAAGAGTGAAAGAGGACTGGCAGGTGAGCTAAATCTACAAGAAACATAACATAACGACCTTCCTTCCTTCTTCACAGTCTCTCTCTTTCACTTCACAATTCATTAATTTCAAAATCCCTAAAAAGGCAAACTTTGCTTTCAAAAACTCCTTTTTGATTACGAACGAATTCTCCTTCCTCGACGTTGTTCGTCTTCCTTCGTGTTGGAACGCCCAACAAACTTCTATTACATATATACTACTACTATTTCCTGCTGAGTACAATCGCTGCTGCCACTCCAATTTAGGGGTTTCCGATTGACCAAGCTCTAATTCATTCAACTTAACGTAAATTCTATTGGGATTACTTGTATTCGCGTGCCCATTTATGTAGTAGTGTTATTTGTAGTGCATACATGTATATGAATTTCTTTATAGATGTATTCGAGTAATTTGAAAGGGTTTATTTTAGCGGTCGTTTCAAGTGCCTTCATTGGCTCCAGTTTCATCATCAAGAAGAAAGGTCTCCGGAGAGCCAGCATCAATGGCGTTAGTGCTAGTACGTTTTATTTGCATTGCTCTTTTTGATTCTTAAAATTTATTTCTGATTTATCATTTTCATCGTTTTCTAAGGTTCTGGGGGATACGGGTATTTGAAAGAGCCACTATGGTGGTTGGGCATGATAACTAGTAAGTTCCAATCATTTCATACTGTTACACCTTGTCATTCTGCCTTTAATGGATTGTGAATTCTATTTATTTTTAATCTTGCTATGGGAATTGCTAACAGTGATTGTTGGAGAGTTTTCCAACTTTGCTGCATACATTTTTGCTCCTGCTGTGCTCGTGACGCCTCTTGGTGCTCTGAGTATCATTGTCAGGTAATCTCAATTTTCTTCTCTATTTGTTTTTTATTTTCCTGCTGAAAATGTTTTTGGTTCTGATTCTGGTTATGAACTGTGTGTCGCCATGCAAAGTGCTGTTTTGGCTCATTTGGTCTTGGACGAGAAATTGATGAAAATGGGCATGTTGGGATGTCTTCTATGTATAGTGGGTTCTGTAGTCATCGTGCTCCATGCACCGGAAGAGAAGGCTATTGATTCAGTCATTGAAATCTGGGATTTCGCAATCCAGCCTGGTATGCATAGTCCATCGTTGTAGACTTTTGTTTTAATTAAGCTTTTATCCTGATTATTGTTGCATGCCCTGTTCTCAGCTTTTCTTCTGTACATGGCTTCAGCCATAGCTGTGAGTTTAGTACTGATCTTCTTCTGCGTTCCTCGTTATGGCCAAACCAACATACTGGTCTATCTTGGAATATGCTCAATAATTGGATCATTAACGGTCAGTAAGTTCTTATGCAACAATTTCAATCTCATTTCTGTATAAATTTTTTATTGTTGCCATTTTATGCCTATAGGCTGGTATAGCTCTCATTCGGTTGCCAATTTTTTTATCGCAGGTTATGAGTATAAAAGCCATTGGTATTGCAATAAAACTAACTATAGAAGGCACAGACCAGGCTATTTATTATCAGACATGGATTTTTGCAATGGTTGCTATTACATGTATAATTTTGCAATTAAATTATCTAAACATGGTGAGCATCTAATTAGCTGATGCTGAAAGTGATTTTGTTTAGATTCTCCATTGCGCGATGTCAAAGCTTCCGTCCTCTTATGAATGACTGGAAAATGGTTTTCAGGCATTGGATACTTTTAATACGGCAGTTGTTTCTCCCATCTATTATGCATTGTTTACAGCATTTACAATCTTGGCCAGTGCAATAATGTTCAAGGTATAGTATATTTATCACTCAAATAAAAAAAGCATAGTGAATTTCAATGCATTGAATGGTTTTTGCGTTTTGTTCAGGAATATGCTGGTCAAAGTATAAGCAACATAGCATCAGAGCTTTGTGGGTTTATTACAGTCTTGTCTGGAACCGCCGTTTTGCATAGTACTCGAGAGCCCGATACTCCTTTTATTACAGGTGTACCTCCTTCTCAAGCTTATCAGTTTAAAAAATCGTTTTAGCTTAAAAAGGTTTTCTTGTCTGACAAGTATCATTTTTGCAGATTTGTATACACCATTGTCACCAAAAGTATCATGGTACATTCAAGGTAACGGGGAAACATGGAAGCAGAAAGATGAAGAGGGTTCACCTCCTAGTTTCGTTACATATCTCAGGCCAGATTATTTCAATTAAGTTATGCAAATGGGAACTTCTTATGTTTGAATCCCGGGGAAGTCTCTCTAACAACAATCTTCAGAACCAGCAAATCCATGTATGGGTGAAATATTTTTGTGCAAAATTTTGGTCTTGTTACTTCTGTACACATCAATTTTTTCTCTAAAGTAGTAGAGATCCATCTTATTTGTGCATTGATCAGGCATCCATAGCTGTAGAAATTGAATTGTTTAACTTTTAATTCATCTACATTTTTTTATTTGATAGCTGCGTAATCATTTCATTGGAACAAATACTCGAGAGACCGACTTGTCACTCGTAGTTTGTTTTGAAGATTTTCATTTATTGATGTTGAATTCTTATTCTGGGAAAGCAGTTTATCTTCGTTCGCGAAAGAAACTGAATGTAAATATTTGCTCGCAAGATCTTGCAAAATCTTAGTATAAGGGAAAACTCTATAAACTGACATGCAACACAAGTTATGGCACGATATCCATGTCCATGAATAACGTTTCATCATGATCACGATAAATATACGAGTTGGAGGAACTTTTATTTTTTCCCTTAAGTTTGTGCATATTGTACTCCTTCCGACCACGATTATTACCAGGGGCGGATTCAGGAATGGAACTCGGGTAGGACCGAGAAAAAATAGTCAAAATAAAATATAACGTAAATATTTTTATGCCATCATCCTTAATTATTGAATATCCTAACATCATTATTTTAGTTTGTTGTTCTTTGTGATTCGTCCCGATAGTTAGTTTATGAATGAATACATTCAATAATATTTACGATTTTTACCTAGCTTGGAGGGCTAGGGACTCGGAGATTATCCAACAGTTAGCGCAAACTATAATAATGCAGTCTTTTTTCTATCTAGATATATAACCAAAATACCACACTACAtaaaaaaaagaaaaggaaaaaaaaattgatgcattttattttacatattttgatTACTCGAAGAAAAAGAAACAACATTTAGGAAATGAGTGATGACTTTTGTTCTGACTTTAATTATTTGGGCTGACAAGAGCCCAAGTTTAAGTTTTATCAATAAAGtttatattttgaaaaaaaaaattaagaagttAGAAACTTGTAACTCATATGAATCGAACTAATGACCTCCAATCTATACATCTAACACCTTAACCATTACATTATGTTTGATTTTGTGAATCATATAGGACCcagaaatatatatttaatttttcaaaCGATAAAATATATAAAACCACCAAATTCTTTTTGAAACGGGTGGAACCTTGGTCTCTCCCGTCATACACTTGTATCCGCCTCTGATTATTACGATAAAAACGACTTTGAATCGAGACTATGATCTTATCGTTTTAAACATTTTTGGAAAACAGTTCAACGCTTCCTTTTGACTAAAAGGGAGGGGAAACTGGGAAATTTACCAAATAGTTGTATTAAttctatttttaaatatatatgtagttttaatttttaagaatcatttaaaaatataaatatttatttattattatttatatataataattattaaattaatctAAAAAGTCATAATATCGTCTATTTAAAAATTTGAGGGAGTAATTGTTTACTTCAAGTAACAAATCTAGTAGAATAAAACTAAGATCGTTTAATCGTCAAAAGTAAAATTTTTCATGGAGTTGAAATTTAGTGCCGTAGTTGTTAGTTACTTGTGAGGAAGAAAAAGGTAATCCAATCATAATACTCCCTTAAACTTTAATCTACATTTTTAACGTGTCTtgatatatttttaattattgatataaagataaaatgaaaaaaaaaattaatatattttaatttaaattaaatatgtacTGAATATTATATTATGCGGGTATAAGTTCCATCCTTAAATGAGTCTTGACTTGTAATAAAGGAAtccattttaattttattttttaaataaattGTTTTAATTAAAATGTTTGGGATCAGAACGTAACATGCGCcatatataacaattatatacaacCAGCATTAAATTGATAGCTTTTTTATGTGTCTAAAGTTATCAGAGCATCCTCACTCAAGTCTAAAATTTTGAGACCAACTTTTGACGCATAATGTAGAACTAGGTAGAAAGAGAATAAATACTATCATTTAAAGATTTAGGTTTATTCCCTCCATCAATATGTCTAATTTGTGAAAAATCCAAACAttaattattttttataaaataaatttgaaAAATAAAATGATTGGTGGATAAGTTTTGTGATCCCACAATttaaatgataaaataaaaattGGACTTGGAGAAAAAATTCCTAAAAAGAGGATTTTTAAGGAAAAAATTTGAGACTTTCAATACCAAATCAACTCATTACATTCAAAATAAAGATGATTTGTACAACTTAACCCTTCCACTAAAGATGATATTAATGGTATGAACTGTGAAGCATGTTTGGCCAATCAATTAAGacattacatcataaaaaaaatcaataaagaaattatattatatttaatattgttaataaagACATTAGAGATCGTTTAGATAGCATTACCAAACGTAGGACTTAACATGTATGTCTACTCGATCGCTAAATACGTGGTTTGGATTTTGAGATTAGTTTGTACGAAATTTCTCAAATTCTatgaattttaaattaattaataataggaAGTATTGTTAATAGTATGATCTTTTTTGCGCGAAATTTTAAGATTATCTATTCACGAAAATTTAAAAGACAAAAAATATCGTTGTAACCAAAATAAAAGACATGGCTCATGCTTCTTCATTTTTCATCCGGAGTTTCTtcttttttcttcatcttcttcactcaTCACGCTTCTACCGCCTCAAGCTGGATCCGACTTTCCGTAATTAGGATTATGCTTAGTTTATTTGGACAAATGAACATGCTATATTTAAATTTGATTTATGTTTAATTATCTACAATTTGTTGTTTAAGACTTAACTTGTTCCAATTTGGATTCTATACTTGACTTCACTTCGACGCTAAGTAGGATTTCTTTTTAAGTATAATGAAACTAGTAATTATTATCCTAATTTTACATTTTTTCAATCTAAATAGGTGAATTATTAGCAtgatattgatttttttttttttttcaagaatgTCAATATAAGGACATCAAATCGATGCAATTCATAATAAAATCAAACCGTAAGCAAACCAATCCCAAACAGTTTTGAAGATATTAAGAACAATTTTGTAATCTATACTATATTCCTATGTCATCCAAACGATCTGTTTGACTGGATAGTCTGACAAAATCAATATTACAATTCAAATGTTTATTTGTACAGACATATTTTATGTCGAATATTAATACTAGTCTTAATTTCTTGTCGAATTTCAATAAATTAGTAACACCGTTCGAACTAGCCGTAGTAAAATATAAAAACGTTTTCTAACATACGATAAATCTAATTAGAAGTTTCTGAGACGCCGCCAGTTGTGGTGGGCAGCAGCTGAGATTGAGGGCAGAATTGGAAAATAAAATTAAGCAGACAGACAGACAGAGACAGCTTGCTTTTGAATATTTGACCATTTCTTCAGTCCAACCAaatgcttcttcttcttcttcttctcacgCAAGCAGACCTTTCTCTATACTTGTACTACAAATTCTACCATCATGTGAAAAGAGAATAATAGTAAAAGAATTCAACTTTGGCATATTGCATTATTATAAGTGTAGTATTTattactacaataataataataatgatatcagatgaaataaataaaaaaacgttTCGTTTTATTTTATGTTTGCCGCGGGATTGGGTGGACTTTTGCTCTCCCTCTCTACGCTATTCTTCTCTCTGGAGCTCCAACCACTTCTCCACACGATCATTCTCAAATTGGGTAACCTTCAAAATCACTTCTTTTTCTTCAACTGTTGACTAATTTTTGTTTTCTGAAACTACTGACCATAAGCTTATTTGAGTTGGGTTTCAGCTGAACTTGTTTAGTTTGACCCAAAATGGGAGGTCTTTGTTCGAAGAATTCTCTAATCGAGGAAGTTTCATCCAATCCTTATGCAAATGGAAATGGCCATCAAGTTGATGTCAAGAAGCACGAATCCActaagcagcagcagcagcagcagctgcAAAGTGTGTTGAA
Above is a genomic segment from Rutidosis leptorrhynchoides isolate AG116_Rl617_1_P2 unplaced genomic scaffold, CSIRO_AGI_Rlap_v1 contig588, whole genome shotgun sequence containing:
- the LOC139884681 gene encoding probable magnesium transporter NIPA6 gives rise to the protein MYSSNLKGFILAVVSSAFIGSSFIIKKKGLRRASINGVSASSGGYGYLKEPLWWLGMITMIVGEFSNFAAYIFAPAVLVTPLGALSIIVSAVLAHLVLDEKLMKMGMLGCLLCIVGSVVIVLHAPEEKAIDSVIEIWDFAIQPAFLLYMASAIAVSLVLIFFCVPRYGQTNILVYLGICSIIGSLTVMSIKAIGIAIKLTIEGTDQAIYYQTWIFAMVAITCIILQLNYLNMALDTFNTAVVSPIYYALFTAFTILASAIMFKEYAGQSISNIASELCGFITVLSGTAVLHSTREPDTPFITDLYTPLSPKVSWYIQGNGETWKQKDEEGSPPSFVTYLRPDYFN